Proteins encoded by one window of Musa acuminata AAA Group cultivar baxijiao chromosome BXJ2-9, Cavendish_Baxijiao_AAA, whole genome shotgun sequence:
- the LOC135622351 gene encoding disease resistance protein RGA2-like, whose protein sequence is MALELDLERVLLRLPAMMAQGRLLGMPNHMEMIRDRLWAINGTIFDAQLRALKEPELEEWMTDVGAAIVDVDDLLGRILDWHPRGGAAAASNRSSHSICSIREASRQAILLELKEMVGRLNYLVRRGSVLGLSKEIMESVDPRQEEEEYSTVLREEVVGRNEDVEEIIKMLRQQQSGDCDEWLLIDGDDGKTTLARLIYHHPWVREHFQHRIWVDVSNIGYLDPKWIMREFTRSITGEPCEDIWQFYDGIHGSKYLLVLDDLCVGEEEEEDKWFQLESFLSLVGAPGSTVVVTPDHFVDFIERILGSSVRKHELGGLSEDDWVKLCMRQALIRPDQHEQANAIIQSYKRNPLRDWSPMLAKASGSIFRYTEMNRWQQQIDALLKWQTEEVIESQEEVIDSQDTALIILRYWPRKGIQIFVLHMVDQTR, encoded by the coding sequence ATGGCGTTGGAATTAGATCTGGAGCGCGTACTATTGCGTTTGCCTGCGATGATGGCGCAGGGGCGACTACTAGGCATGCCAAACCACATGGAGATGATTCGAGACCGCCTCTGGGCTATCAATGGCACGATCTTCGACGCTCAGCTTCGAGCGTTGAAGGAGCCGGAGTTGGAGGAGTGGATGACCGACGTCGGTGCAGCCATTGTGGACGTCGACGATCTGCTCGGTAGGATCCTCGACTGGCACCCAAGAGGAGGAGCGGCTGCAGCATCGAATCGCTCGTCACACTCCATCTGCAGCATCCGAGAGGCCTCTCGCCAAGCCATTCTATTGGAGCTAAAGGAGATGGTAGGCAGGCTGAACTATCTGGTGAGGAGGGGGTCTGTGTTGGGCCTCTCGAAGGAGATAATGGAGTCTGTGGATCcacgacaagaagaagaagagtactcCACCGTCCTAAGAGAAGAGGTGGTGGGACGCAACGAGGATGtagaagaaatcatcaaaatgTTGAGGCAACAACAGTCTGGCGATTGTGATGAATGGCTGCTCATAGATGGCGATGATGGGAAGACGACCCTTGCTCGGTTGATTTACCACCACCCCTGGGTGCGCGAGCATTTCCAGCATCGAATTTGGGTGGATGTCTCAAACATTGGTTATTTGGATCCCAAGTGGATCATGAGAGAATTCACGAGATCAATAACCGGGGAGCCATGCGAGGACATCTGGCAATTCTACGATGGAATCCATGGAAGCAAATACTTGCTCGTTCTGGATGATCTCTGcgtcggggaggaggaggaggaggataagtGGTTCCAATTGGAGAGCTTTCTATCGCTCGTCGGCGCACCAGGGAGTACCGTGGTGGTCACTCCTGACCATTTCGTAGATTTTATTGAGCGTATATTGGGGTCCTCTGTCCGAAAGCACGAGTTGGGAGGCCTATCGGAGGATGATTGGGTAAAATTGTGCATGAGACAAGCACTCATCCGGCCCGATCAACACGAGCAAGCAAACGCGATAATTCAATCCTATAAGAGAAATCCTTTACGTGATTGGTCTCCCATGCTCGCCAAGGCTTCTGGCTCCATATTCAGATATACTGAGATGAATCGATGGCAACAACAAATTGATGCTTTGTTGAAGTGGCAGACGGAGGAAGTGATCGAGAGCCAGGAGGAAGTGATTGACAGCCAGGATACGGCTTTAATTATTCTTCGTTACTGGCCACGTAAAGGGATACAaatttttgttttacatatggttGATCAGACAAGATGA
- the LOC135622350 gene encoding integrin-linked protein kinase 1-like isoform X1, giving the protein MDVVAKLKRGVSRQLSLGSLSKSRFSLRRQASLDPRLGSASRFTFGRQSSLDPNRRSPVRGELGLPENLDATMRLMFMACQGDAPGVEDLLKDGLDVNSIDLDGRTALHIAACEGHVDVVRLLLSWRANIDARDRWGSTASADAKYYGNDEVYGLLKARGAKTPKTRKTPMTVYNPQEVPEYELNPAELHFRRGDELQKGTCQVAKWNGTKVSVKMLDQDAYSDPVAINSFKNELTLMQKTRHPNVVQFIGAVTQNLPMMIVSEHLPKGDLGSYLKNKGRLRMNKALRFALDIARGINYLHECKPDPIIHCHLRPKNVLLDDGGQLKVAGFGSIKMLKISPDRYKLVNPMADTNSSYIAPELYKNEIFDKSVDSFSFGLILYEMIEGIPAFRTHIKAPGDVAKMICLEGSRPILKTRSKNYPADLNELIEECWDPQPMVRPTFSEIILRLDKMYANCPKNRWKDNFRLPWR; this is encoded by the exons ATGGACGTGGTGGCGAAGCTGAAGCGGGGGGTCTCGCGGCAGCTCTCGCTGGGGTCGCTGTCGAAGAGCAGGTTCAGCCTCCGGCGGCAGGCCTCGCTCGACCCGAGGCTCGGTAGCGCCAGCCGGTTCACCTTCGGGCGGCAGTCGTCGCTCGATCCCAACCGGCGGAGCCCCGTGAGGGGGGAGCTCGGTTTGCCGGAGAATCTGGACGCCACCATGCGGCTTATGTTCATGGCGTGCCAGGGGGACGCCCCAGGGGTCGAGGACCTCCTCAAGGATGGGTTAGACGTGAACAGCATCGATCTCGACGGGAGGACGGCGTTGCACATCGCCGCGTGTGAAGGGCATGTGGATGTCGTCAGGCTGTTGCTCAGCTGGCGAGCCAACATTGATGCTAGAGATCGGTGGGGAAGCACG GCTTCTGCGGATGCTAAGTACTATGGGAACGATGAGGTCTACGGTCTCTTGAAGGCCAGAGGAGCCAAAACCCCG AAAACTAGAAAAACTCCAATGACAGTTTATAATCCCCAAGAAGTTCCTGAGTATGAGCTGAACCCAGCAGAACTTCACTTCCGGCGAGGTGATGAACTCCAAAAG GGCACATGTCAAGTAGCTAAGTGGAATGGAACAAAGGTTTCTGTGAAGATGCTTGATCAGGATGCCTATTCAGATCCAGTTGCCAT AAATTCTTTCAAGAATGAGCTCACTTTGATGCAGAAGACTCGACATCCTAATGTGGTCCAGTTTATTGGAGCCGTTACACAGAATTTACCCATGATGATCGTTTCTGAGCATCTTCCAAAA GGTGACCTGGGGAGCTATCTTAAAAATAAAGGACGCCTACGGATGAATAAAGCTCTTCGATTTGCCCTGGACATCGCCAG GGGCATAAATTATCTTCATGAGTGCAAACCAGACCCAATAATCCATTGTCACTTAAGACCAAA AAATGTTTTGCTAGATGATGGTGGTCAGTTGAAGGTGGCAGGCTTTGGCTCGATTAAGATGTTGAAAATATCTCCTGACAGATACAAGCTAGTGAATCCCATGGCTGATACTAACA GTTCATATATTGCACCAGAGTTGTACAAGAATGAAATATTTGATAAAAGTGTTGATTCATTCTCTTTCGGTCTTATCCTTTATGAG ATGATCGAAGGAATTCCAGCTTTCCGCACCCACATCAAGGCTCCTGGAgatgttgctaaaatgatttgtTTGGAAGGAAGCAGGCCAATATTAAAGACTAGATCTAAGAATTATCCTGCTGATTTAAATGA GTTAATCGAAGAATGCTGGGATCCTCAGCCCATGGTGCGACCAACATTCTCAGAGATAATTCTGCGACTGGACAAGATGTATGCAAATTGTCCAAAGAATCGATGGAAAGACAACTTTAGGCTTCCTTG GAGATAA
- the LOC135622350 gene encoding integrin-linked protein kinase 1-like isoform X2, with translation MDVVAKLKRGVSRQLSLGSLSKSRFSLRRQASLDPRLGSASRFTFGRQSSLDPNRRSPVRGELGLPENLDATMRLMFMACQGDAPGVEDLLKDGLDVNSIDLDGRTALHIAACEGHVDVVRLLLSWRANIDARDRWGSTASADAKYYGNDEVYGLLKARGAKTPKTRKTPMTVYNPQEVPEYELNPAELHFRRGDELQKGTCQVAKWNGTKVSVKMLDQDAYSDPVAINSFKNELTLMQKTRHPNVVQFIGAVTQNLPMMIVSEHLPKGDLGSYLKNKGRLRMNKALRFALDIARGINYLHECKPDPIIHCHLRPKNVLLDDGGQLKVAGFGSIKMLKISPDRYKLVNPMADTNSSYIAPELYKNEIFDKSVDSFSFGLILYEMIEGIPAFHIHTKAPEEFAKMICLEGSSQI, from the exons ATGGACGTGGTGGCGAAGCTGAAGCGGGGGGTCTCGCGGCAGCTCTCGCTGGGGTCGCTGTCGAAGAGCAGGTTCAGCCTCCGGCGGCAGGCCTCGCTCGACCCGAGGCTCGGTAGCGCCAGCCGGTTCACCTTCGGGCGGCAGTCGTCGCTCGATCCCAACCGGCGGAGCCCCGTGAGGGGGGAGCTCGGTTTGCCGGAGAATCTGGACGCCACCATGCGGCTTATGTTCATGGCGTGCCAGGGGGACGCCCCAGGGGTCGAGGACCTCCTCAAGGATGGGTTAGACGTGAACAGCATCGATCTCGACGGGAGGACGGCGTTGCACATCGCCGCGTGTGAAGGGCATGTGGATGTCGTCAGGCTGTTGCTCAGCTGGCGAGCCAACATTGATGCTAGAGATCGGTGGGGAAGCACG GCTTCTGCGGATGCTAAGTACTATGGGAACGATGAGGTCTACGGTCTCTTGAAGGCCAGAGGAGCCAAAACCCCG AAAACTAGAAAAACTCCAATGACAGTTTATAATCCCCAAGAAGTTCCTGAGTATGAGCTGAACCCAGCAGAACTTCACTTCCGGCGAGGTGATGAACTCCAAAAG GGCACATGTCAAGTAGCTAAGTGGAATGGAACAAAGGTTTCTGTGAAGATGCTTGATCAGGATGCCTATTCAGATCCAGTTGCCAT AAATTCTTTCAAGAATGAGCTCACTTTGATGCAGAAGACTCGACATCCTAATGTGGTCCAGTTTATTGGAGCCGTTACACAGAATTTACCCATGATGATCGTTTCTGAGCATCTTCCAAAA GGTGACCTGGGGAGCTATCTTAAAAATAAAGGACGCCTACGGATGAATAAAGCTCTTCGATTTGCCCTGGACATCGCCAG GGGCATAAATTATCTTCATGAGTGCAAACCAGACCCAATAATCCATTGTCACTTAAGACCAAA AAATGTTTTGCTAGATGATGGTGGTCAGTTGAAGGTGGCAGGCTTTGGCTCGATTAAGATGTTGAAAATATCTCCTGACAGATACAAGCTAGTGAATCCCATGGCTGATACTAACA GTTCATATATTGCACCAGAGTTGTACAAGAATGAAATATTTGATAAAAGTGTTGATTCATTCTCTTTCGGTCTTATCCTTTATGAG